One part of the Solea solea chromosome 1, fSolSol10.1, whole genome shotgun sequence genome encodes these proteins:
- the abhd4 gene encoding (Lyso)-N-acylphosphatidylethanolamine lipase yields MDPVTAPIQNDIETEPSSVWSWWPSWCPTSMSLLKTTEAKILGCLQNDLWARFVTLSNQDRIWTLSLTNKAAPKPATPKTPLVMVHGFGGGVGLWIRNLDALSRSRTVYAFDLLGFGRSSRPQFPTDAAKAEEQFVQSIEQWRESVGLDSMILLGHSLGGYLATSYAIQYPSRVSHLILVDPWGFPEQPQTQNQESHGQATEVVKRTSPPRWVKAIARVVSYFNPLAVIRAAGPLGPGLVNRFRPDFKRKFEDLFDDDTMTQYIYHCNAQTPSGEVGFRAMSKSLGWAKRPMLQRVHLLPPSMPLTMLYGEYSWVDSSSGDKVVQMRSEAHTKLLMIEKASHHVYADQPQEFNRVVENTCSSVN; encoded by the exons ATGGATCCTGTTACAGCTCCGATACAGAACGACATTGAGACAGA GCCAAGTTCAGTCTGGAGCTGGTGGCCTTCCTGGTGTCCAACCTCCATGTCCCTTTTGAAGACAACAGAGGCCAAGATTCTTGGCT GTCTTCAGAATGATCTATGGGCCAGGTTTGTGACTTTATCAAACCAGGATCGAATATGGACTTTGAGCCTGACCAACAAAGCGGCTCCCAAACCTGCAA CTCCTAAGACTCCCCTGGTGATGGTCCATGGCTTTGGAGGAGGGGTAGGTTTGTGGATCAGGAACCTAGACGCACTGAGCCGGTCACGGACCGTCTATGCCTTTGACCTCCTGGGCTTTGGTCGTAGCTCCAGGCCTCAATTCCCCACAGATGCTGCCAAGGCAGAGGAGCAGTTTGTCCAGTCTATTGAACAGTGGAGAGAGTCTGTCGGCCTGGACAGCATGATTCTGCTGGGGCACAGTCTGGGAGGGTACCTGGCTACCTCCTATGCCATCCAGTACCCGTCACG AGTGTCACATCTTATCCTGGTCGACCCCTGGGGTTTTCCAGAGCAACCGCAGACACAGAACCAGGAGAGTCATGGTCAGGCGACAGAGGTGGTGAAGAGGACGTCCCCTCCCCGTTGGGTGAAAGCTATCGCAAGGGTGGTTTCTTACTTCAACCCACTGGCTGTGATTAGAGCGGCCGGCCCACTGG GTCCAGGCTTGGTGAACAGATTCCGCCCCGATTTCAAAAGGAAATTTGAAGACCTGTTTGATGATGACACAATGACGCAGTACATCTACCACTGTAACGCGCAAACCCCGAG TGGTGAGGTGGGTTTCCGTGCCATGTCCAAGTCTCTGGGCTGGGCTAAGAGGCCGATGCTGCAGCGGGTTCACCTGCTGCCGCCCTCCATGCCTCTCACCATGCTGTATGGAGAATACTCGTGGGTGGACTCCTCGTCTGGGGACAAGGTGGTACAGATGAGAAGCGAGGCCCACACCAAACTGCTG ATGATCGAGAAAGCCTCTCACCACGTGTATGCCGACCAACCACAGGAGTTCAACAGAGTGGTCGAGAATACATGCAGCTCCGTGAACTGA